The Nostoc sp. 'Lobaria pulmonaria (5183) cyanobiont' genome window below encodes:
- a CDS encoding GNAT family N-acetyltransferase → MLNKINTKLALKYRFFHPYHQQPIDPASYQFQIRTATSTDLIGVAQIITESFHSHNGIWGWAFPLLRLGIYEDLRHRMASPTPRHICLVALESTTGEANNLVGSVELGVRYSSDSWSQVGVGFPYLSNLAVHPKYRRHGVASGLLTSCEKVSREWGFQDLYLHVLENNHQARQLYFKLGYRVHKVESNWNTFLLRRSSQMLLHKHLSADSII, encoded by the coding sequence TTGTTGAATAAAATCAATACTAAACTAGCCTTGAAATATCGGTTTTTTCACCCATACCACCAACAGCCAATCGATCCAGCTTCCTACCAATTCCAAATTCGTACAGCTACATCGACTGATTTGATTGGTGTCGCCCAAATTATTACTGAAAGCTTTCACTCCCACAACGGTATATGGGGATGGGCTTTCCCGTTGCTACGTCTGGGTATTTACGAAGACTTAAGGCATCGGATGGCATCACCTACGCCCCGTCATATTTGCTTAGTTGCTCTTGAATCTACTACTGGTGAGGCTAATAACTTAGTCGGAAGTGTGGAACTGGGTGTACGTTATAGTAGTGATTCATGGAGCCAAGTTGGTGTAGGTTTTCCTTACTTATCTAATTTAGCGGTTCACCCAAAATACCGTAGACATGGTGTGGCTTCAGGATTGCTTACTAGCTGTGAAAAAGTCTCTCGCGAGTGGGGATTTCAAGACTTATATCTCCATGTTTTAGAAAATAACCATCAAGCAAGGCAGCTTTATTTCAAGCTGGGATATCGAGTGCATAAAGTCGAATCGAACTGGAATACATTTCTTCTAAGACGCTCAAGCCAGATGTTATTGCACAAGCACCTGAGTGCTGATTCCATTATCTGA